The stretch of DNA GCTTGTAATTCGCACTTGTATCTCGAATTCCCCTGTGCATGTAATAGATCGAGAGAGTATCTACCAGTACCCTAACatctggtatcagagccaggccaCCACCCTTTCACTCCTCAATTTTCCCCAATTTTTTTCGTCCACACCCGATTCCTCCGTTCCACCGGGGACGACGCCATGCCCGCCGTCAAACCATCAGAGTGGGATGCCATGCCTGCCAAGGAGCAGTTGTTGTGGTATCTGGAGAGGTTATGTGCTCAGGCAGACGAGATGAGCTCAGTGTTGGGTATTGCACGAGTGGGTGACCCTCCCGTGGTCACCTCGCTTGTCGATCCGGCGGCCTCAACCACGACGGACGCCTCACCTACACCCGTCCCCGACGTCTCCGGCTCCACCACCAAGCCCCAGGAAGTGCTCGAGGTCATCCACGACGCGCCCCCTGCTTGCATCGTGATGGCGCACATCACCTGTTCGACGGATGGCCTGAACCAAGTTGTCGCCACCAATAGCGTCGACAAGGTCACCATCGTCTACCACGAGTCCGTCGTCGACCTCAGCGACAAGTTCGGCGCCCTCACCATTCCTGTGATGGCCAGCATCAACCCGCTGCTCCACGTCTAGGTTCCGTCATGGAAGTCCGTCGCCGACAGCACCCGCGGCGTCGTTGTTGCAGGACCGGACGAGTACACACTCGTGGCGGCCACTCCAGACGTCGCCCTCGAGCTTGCCGTCCTCTCAAGCGTCTCCTTGCCCACCAACAAGCTCCATGAGGTCCTTGTTGTCTCCCGCAGAGTGTCCCCTGTCTACATCGGCATGACGCCTTTCTCTTGTTCGACGAAATGCTCCAACCAAGTTGGTGCCACTTCGTTCCCATCTCCAGTCACGACGGCGTCGCTACTCCCAGCAGCCACACATGAGCTCGTCGCCGACCTCGTTTGTCCTGCTACCAAGACTGTCAATTCGATGTAGCCGTTCTAGAAGCATGACTTGGACATCTCGCCGCACCCAAGCCACCAAGGCCTGCTGCTACGGCCGATGCCATGGCCATCATTTGCAGTCAGTGTGCCATCAGAGGTCTGTCATTCTAGTGTTGCCCATTGAAACTTCTCGGTGACTACTTCTATTTATGGCCTTCATACATGGACATTCAGGGCACATCCATTCCAGTTTGTCCAATTGCTTGATATGACTAGTAGCACCTTTCCTATGGAATCATGTCACGCTGGAGAACTTGTGGGCAATTACAATGTACACTGCATCCGGATAACCTCTATCGAGCCCTTGTGCTTATGGTCTTTGCAACAGAACAATGTTGGTTCCTGTCACCGTAAGCACGCCAAGCTATTTTCTTACAGTAAACAGTGGTCTTCGGAACGTTGTACATGCAGTATTATTCTTGCTCTGGGAATGCATCATCCTGGTCTTACTCCTATGGCTGTACATCAGTTTCGGCGTGCGAAAAAACACAATGCTTGGAACACGACGAGCATTTTTGGTTTTTAGTTAATACAGTGTGAGCCAGTGCTATCTTTTGATCTAGCTAACATCACTGAACAAGGGCAGCACACTTTCTTGATTTCCGCTGAGCCAAGCAATTGTTGTGAGGCTGGATCAAAGAGAGTGAAATTCAACACTCTGTCTGTTTTCCCTAATTGCTCTAAACATTTCcaatggaaagttgcatggccaCTTAGTTCCAAGAGGAAAACATGTACTAGCAGGCCTTGTCTTATGCCATGGTCGTCATTTGCTTCCTCTCCTGAAGAAGTGATTCTGAAGCATACAGGGCTGCTACCGCAGGTTACATATGCGATGCAGTATTTATCTCATGATCTGAATTCTTGGAGAGCATCCTTGAGGCATTTGCCAAGTGCGCGACTGAAACCATGTACTTATGAGAAGTTGGCTTGTTGGATCCCCATGGCGCTGAGAGATATGCCAATCCTGAGTCAGCCGATAATGCAATTTATGGGTGATCTGAACCTGGGTGTTGTGGTATGGCGTCTACTTATCTGTTCTATGGCTGCACATCTATTTCAGAACATGCAGGAAATGGGCGCTCTAAGCGCAGGATGTTCCAACAAATTTTTTCTTCAGTTCATGCAAATTGGGCCATATGAACTAGGCTGTGCTACTGTTATTTACTTGCTTGAGGACTATTTCAGACAAGTTAATCTTGAGCTACGAGGGGAATGGCCACTGCTAGTAAAAGCTAATTTCCACGAGCTGTGTTCATTCAGGCAGTTTGATTCAGATTCTACATTATGCTTGTTCCCTTGGAATCCAGGGGGTTATTTGTTCAGAATAACCACGGGGTTTCTTACTTCTAGTAGCGGTTCACAATGGCATGTTATGTGTATCATTGCGGAGTCCAGCCAGCGCTTCTCTCAGATTGCAAAAAGTGATTGCTTGTTTCCGATTTGTCTAAAGGTGATGATGTGGTGCTTGGTTCTACTATCTTCTGCTGACATTGATTATGAGCTGCGGCATGGACCAGATCAAACAAAAGATCGTGGTGTGCTTGCGAAGTTCAGAATATTGCATATTTTTCTAGTTCCTTCAGTCAAGCTGCAACCATGGCCTTCCTGCAGATATACATTCACACATTTTGAGCAGCAGTTCTTTCCCCAGTTACCTTTTCCTAGGACTGACAAAATGCCAGACACAAGGCAACACATGAACATTTCAGTACAGTGGCAGCACCTGGACATTATGCTAGTTCTGGACCAGCACCTCGACATTCCAAATTCACGGCTTGATGTTTCTAACAATTGTTGCTCCCTGTTGTGGCTCGGTTCAGATTATGTGCTCAATTATGCTATGGATGTGATTGGATCTGACCAGGGCATCTACCTGTTGGACATATCTTGGGATCCTGGAGGGATGGCATGGCCGTTGTTACCCGAATTGGCTCAGCTAGTGGTCTTCGAAGGAGGAAAGTGTGTCATCATCTTAACTGCGGCCTACCT from Triticum urartu cultivar G1812 chromosome 3, Tu2.1, whole genome shotgun sequence encodes:
- the LOC125543740 gene encoding uncharacterized protein LOC125543740, whose amino-acid sequence is MPAVKPSEWDAMPAKEQLLWYLERLCAQADEMSSVLGIARVGDPPVVTSLVDPAASTTTDASPTPVPDVSGSTTKPQEVLEVIHDAPPACIVMAHITCSTDGLNQVVATNSVDKVTIVYHESVVDLSDKFGALTIPVMASINPLLHV